The nucleotide sequence ACCCACTTCGCTCTGTAGATAACTGGCTTCAGCATCCATCAACTGTAAAAGGGAGATTATACCTTCTTTATACTGCTGCCTTGCAAGGGAATAGGCTGCTTCTGCCTGTTCAAGCCTTAACTTTGCCAACTCAAAAGTCTTTACATTGAAAAGAAGATCTTCATAAGCACTTTTGACTTTTGTTGAGACTTCAAGGATTGTTTTTTTGTATTTGTAAGTATAGGCCCTTTCAAGCTGTGATCTTTGTGCAAGAGCAAAGGGGTAGTTGACTAAGTTTATATAAGCCTGAATCGTCCATTGTTCTTTCTCACCGTAATCCTGAAGATTTTGGGGTAAATCGTTACCAGAGTAATACCATGTTTTCCCAAAGGAAATCTGTGGAACGAAAGAAAGGGAAGTGTATAACAAATTGACTCTACTGGAATGCATGAGAGCAGAATAACTTTTAACTGAGAAGTTGTTCCTTAGAGCATTTTCAAGGTAAAACTCTTTTTCTCTTATCTGAAATCTTTCCAGCTGTGGTTCATAGTCCTCCAGGATAACGAAAACATTTCCACTAAGTCCGAGCAGAGATTTTAATTGTTCGAGGCTTTTAAAGTAGGCGTTTTGAGCGCTCAGAAGATTTATCTCAGCATTTTTAATCTCTATTTCACCTTTGAGGGAATCGGTCTTCGATACCATACCCAGTTTATACCGTTCTACAATGAGTTCATAATAGAGCCTGCTCCGCTCCAAAGCCTTAGTATATGCTTCTACAGTCTTTTTCAATTTTAATGTATTCAAGTAAACTGTTTTCAAATTTAGCAACAGCTGACGCCTTGCGTCTTCTTGGTTCAGAAAGGTATTTCTGAAATCAAAGTATGACCCGACTGCCTTGAAAAGATTGTTGGTAGAAAGCAGAGTAGTACTTAAGGTAAGATTAGAATTATACGGAGGAGATGAAAAGGAAGTAGGTGGATTCTGGTATGTTATTTCATTTTTAGTTATCAAAAAATCAACACTCCCAATGGCACTTGCGATGTTTCCTACGAAGCCGTAAGCAGACGCGTTTTTGTTAAATTTTATCTCTTTATATGCGGGTGAAAACTTTTCAGCAATCTGTATGAGGTTTTCATATCTAACAATAACCGTATCTGACTCACTTAGCGAAATTATTAGCGAAATCAAGAAAAGCTTCATCTTATCCTCCTTACCATTAGTAACGGGTATACAATAAAAATATAGGAAAGCCATAGAATACCAACAATTGTGAAAGCTTGTTCTCTTTTCATTTTGGCGTACTTCTCAAGACCCAATGCTGCGACTGTCAGGGACCAAAGTGTAAAAAGGTCGATCTGACTGGCAACAGTGGCTAAATAACTGGTCTTGCCGGTGATCAATACACCTAAGTCAGTTCTAACCAGAGGATTTCTAATGATTATTGCAACGGGCAATTTAACTAAAGAAGAGAGGGACGATATATAACTGGAGAAAGAGAAAATAGTAAAGGAATTTGGATATGACAATTCTCCACCAAAAATCGGAACGGCAACGTCATATATTAGTGCAAGTAAGGCAACTTTTAGTGGATACAAAATAAGAATTGTTACCAGACCGAAGATAATTCGTCTTGGAGAATTTAATATCTTCAACGCATTTAATTTCTGCTCTTCAGGGAGCTCAGAAATACGTTCCATCGCGCTCGAAAGAATTTCCTGTCTCAAAAGGAGCTGAATTCCAACAAAGAAAAGAAGACTTAACAGGAGCCCCGCAAAAAGGGGAGCCCAGGGCTTTTGCTCCTCTTCAAAAACTTTATCAGGTTCGTAAATTATCCTTACCAAATTCTTCATAATTTATCCCCTTATTCGTATCTTAACGCTTCTACAGGGTTAAGCCTTGCTGCCTTCCTTGCAGGGTAGATACCAAAAAATAATCCCACCGCTGACGAAAAGCCTAACCCCACTATTACACTCCACAAAGGAATGGAAGCTGGAAGTGGAGTGAGGAAGGAAACTACTTTACCGAAAATGAGACCGAACGCAACTCCAATAAGGCCTCCGATAGTTGTCAGCAAAATGGCTTCTATCAGGAATAGAAGCAGA is from bacterium and encodes:
- a CDS encoding TolC family protein; the encoded protein is MKLFLISLIISLSESDTVIVRYENLIQIAEKFSPAYKEIKFNKNASAYGFVGNIASAIGSVDFLITKNEITYQNPPTSFSSPPYNSNLTLSTTLLSTNNLFKAVGSYFDFRNTFLNQEDARRQLLLNLKTVYLNTLKLKKTVEAYTKALERSRLYYELIVERYKLGMVSKTDSLKGEIEIKNAEINLLSAQNAYFKSLEQLKSLLGLSGNVFVILEDYEPQLERFQIREKEFYLENALRNNFSVKSYSALMHSSRVNLLYTSLSFVPQISFGKTWYYSGNDLPQNLQDYGEKEQWTIQAYINLVNYPFALAQRSQLERAYTYKYKKTILEVSTKVKSAYEDLLFNVKTFELAKLRLEQAEAAYSLARQQYKEGIISLLQLMDAEASYLQSEVGLIEAKYNYLITIENLSYLTGMEVLR
- a CDS encoding YIP1 family protein, yielding MKNLVRIIYEPDKVFEEEQKPWAPLFAGLLLSLLFFVGIQLLLRQEILSSAMERISELPEEQKLNALKILNSPRRIIFGLVTILILYPLKVALLALIYDVAVPIFGGELSYPNSFTIFSFSSYISSLSSLVKLPVAIIIRNPLVRTDLGVLITGKTSYLATVASQIDLFTLWSLTVAALGLEKYAKMKREQAFTIVGILWLSYIFIVYPLLMVRRIR